In Oscillospiraceae bacterium, a single genomic region encodes these proteins:
- a CDS encoding valine--tRNA ligase yields the protein MNEEILYMVLDDTAEEEYVKKYGKSELPKTKEDEKIFEDLKRRLKNGDFDLK from the coding sequence TTGAACGAAGAAATATTATATATGGTTTTAGACGATACAGCAGAAGAAGAATATGTTAAAAAATACGGGAAATCAGAATTACCAAAAACGAAAGAGGATGAAAAAATTTTTGAAGATTTAAAAAGACGGTTAAAAAACGGTGATTTTGATTTGAAATAA